The genomic stretch CGAGGTGACGGCCGAGTTGCCGATATTGGCGTTGATCTTGGTCAGGAAGTTGCGGCCGATGATCATCGGCTCCAATTCGCCGTGATTGATGTTGCACGGAATGATGGCGCGGCCGCGGGCGATCTCGCTGCGGACGAATTCCGGGGTGACGAAGGCCGGGACGCTGGCGCCGAACGATTCGCCATCGGCCAGCGCGGCTTCGGCGCGCTCCAGCTGCTGCTTGCGGCCGAGATTTTCGCGGGTGGCGACGTAGATCATCTCCTTGGTGATGATCCCGGCGCGGGCGAATTCATATTGGGTGATCATCGCGTCGCCGACACCGCGCAGCGGCTTGTGATAGGCGGTGAAGGATTTCGCCGCATGCGTGGCGCCGACATTGCCGTTGTCTTCCGGCTTGACGTCGCGGCCCTGATACTCCTCGACGCCGCCGCGCTCCTTGACCCAGGCGATGCGCGGCCGCGCCAGGCCGGCATTGACGTCGATGGTGACGGCCGGATCGGTATAGGGGCCGGACGTGTCGTAGACCGGAAGGTCAGGTTCGCCGGCGCCTTCGGAGAGGATGATCTCGCGCAGCGGCACGCGCAGATCGGGCGCTTGATCCGGCGCGACATAGACCTTGCGCGAGGAGGGCAGGCTGCCGGTGGTGACCGCGGGCAGGGTGGTGTCTGGGTTCGACCGGATGTTCATGAGATCCTCCTGTTATGTTGTTATCGATCGCATTCGCTTCGGTATTGCTATCGCTACGTCAGGCGTCGCTTGCCGCACCGTGTCCCGGGCGCGGTGCAGCGCGCCGCGCCGCTCCGCAGAACCGGGCCCCCGGTTCTGCGCCCGAGACTACCGGGGCCCCGGCTCTGCAGCGCACTACGCCGCAAGGGCGGCGCACTGCGCTGCGTCCGGGGCACCGTTCATTCATCATCACGCCGTCTCCGCGGCTTGCGCCAGCCAGGCCTGCACCCTTGCATCGGGGTCGTCGCTCTGGGTGACGTCGCTGACCACGGCGATCGAATCCGCGCCGGCCGCAAAAATTTCCGCCGCCTGTTCGAGCTTGATGCCGCCGATCGCCACCAGCGGGATGTTGCCGATGCGCTGTTTCCATTCGGTGATCTTCGCAATGCCTTGCGGCGCGAAGCGCATCGATTTCAGCGTGGTGGGAAAGATCGGGCCGAGCGCTATGTAGTCCGGATTGGCGGCGAGCGCAGTGTCGAGTTCGGCGTCGTCATGGGTGGAGAGGCCGAGCGTCAGTCCGGCGCTGCGGATTTCCTGCAGGTCCGCGTCGGCCAGATCCTCCTGGCCGAGATGCAGATGTTTGGCGCCGGCAACGATCGCGGCGCGCCAATAATCGTTGATCACCAGCTTGATGTCGGTGCCTTTCACCGCCGCCAGCGCGTCGGTGACCAGTTGCAGCGCGGCGCCGTCCTCGAGGTCCTTGGCGCGCAATTGAATCGTCCCGACGCCGAGCGCGGCGAGGCGCTGCACCCAGGCGATGCTGTCGACGACCGGATAGAAGCGATCAGGATACGGCATGCCAGAACGGTGTCCCGATGACTGGAGTGGAGGGAGAGGCGAAATCGCGGGCGTCCATCAGGCCCGCTTGATAGCCAATGCGGCCGGCGTCGACCGCCAGATTGAAGGCGCTCGCCATCGCCACCGGGTCTTCGGCCTTGGCGATCGCGGTGTTGAGCAGCACGGCGTCGAAGCCGAGCTCCATCGCCGCGGCGGCGTGGCTCGGCGCGCCGAGGCCGGCATCGACCACCAGCGTGATGTCGGGCAATCGGTCGCGCAGCAGTTTCAGCGCGTCGCGGTTGACGATGCCGCGCGCGCTGCCGATCGGCGCCGCCCAGGGCATCACCACCCGGCAGCCGGCATCGACCAGCCGCAACGCGACGCTCAGATCCTCGGTGCAATAGGGAAACACCTCGAAGCCGTCCTTGATCAGGATGGTGGCGGCCTCGACCAGACCGACGACGTCGGGCTGCAGCGTGTCATTGTCGGCGATCACTTCGAGCTTGATCCAGGAGGTGCCGAACAATTCGCGCGCCAGCTTCGCCGTGGTCACCGCGTCGCGGACGCCGCGGCAGCCGGCGGTGTTGGGCAGCACGGTGACGCCGAGCTCGCGGATCAGCGACCAGAACGCATCACCAGCCTTGCCGCCGGCGGCCTCGCGGCGCAGCGACACGGTGACGATCTGCGCGCCCGCGGCGCGGATCGCGTCCTGCATGATCGCCGGCGACGGATACAGCGCGCTGCCGATCAGCAGCCGCGAGGAAAATTCCTTGCCGTAGAGGTTTAGCATCGGCCGATCTCCAAACACTGCGCGCTCCCTCCCCCCTTGCGGGGGAGGGTTGGGGAGGGGGGTGAGCAACAGGCACGGCGCTCGTGGCGCCTCCCACCCCCGACCCCTCCCCGCAAGGGGGAGGGCAGAAGGCGGCGTTCGTGCCGTTGCGGTCGGCGGAAGTGCATCCTCAGCCTCCCTGCCGCGGCGTGATGATTTCGATCTCGTCGCCATGGCTAATCTGCGTGGCGGCCCAGCGGCCGCGCGGCACCACGTCGAAATTCACCGCCACCGCGACGTGGCCGGCATAGTCGAGCTCCGCCAGCAGCGCGTCGACGCTGGCGGCGGTGACGTCGCGCGCTTCGCCGTTGACGGTCACACGCATCGCATCACCTGATTGTCGATGACCCCGCGCTCGACATAGGCCAGGGTCATTTCGGCAAGCGCCGGCGCCAGCAGGAAACCGTGACGATACAGGCCGTTGACGGCGATCTTGCGGTTGCCGAGCGAAATCCGCGGCAGATGGTCGGGGAAGGCCGGGCGCAATCCGGCCCCGATCTCGACGATCTTGGCCTCGCCGAACGCCGGGTGCACCGCATAGGCGGCGCTGAGCAATTCCAGCGCCGAGCGCACGGTGACGAATTCGTCCTCGCTCTCGATCGAGGTGGCACCGAGCATGAAGTGATGGTCCTCGCGCGGGATCACATAGAGCGGCCAGCGCGGATGCATCAGCCGCACCGGGCGCGACAGCGCCACCTCGGCGGTGTGGATCACCGCCATCTCGCCCTTGACGCCGCGCAGCTCCGGCGCGGTGTCGCGCGCGGCGAGGCCGCGGCAATCCACCACCAGGCCGTCGATATCGGCGGGGTCCTGTTCGGACTCGAACAGGATGGTGCCGCCGGCCTCGATCAGCCGCTGGTGCAGCTTGGCCAGCACCAGCCGCGGCTCGACATGGCCTTCGTCGGGAAAGTACAGGCCTTCGCGGAACCGGCCTTCCAGCGCCGGCTCGAGCTCGGCGACGCCGTTGGCGTCGAGCCGCTGGTGGCCGGTGGTCATCTTGGCGAAGCGCTCGAAATCGGCGCGGTCGCGGGCATGCGCCACCACCAGCGAACCGTTGAACAGCGTGTCGGGAAATTCCTTGCGCCAGATGTCGAGCGAGCGCAGTCCCATGTGGCCGATCAGCGGCTCGGCGCCTTCGGCCTCGCAATAGGGCGCCAGCATGCCGCCGGCCCAATGGCTGGTGGCCTGGGTCATGGCCTCGTCGCCGCGCTCGTGCAGCGTGACGCTGCGGCCGGCGCGGGCCAGTAACAGCGCCTGCCAGGCCCCGGCAATGCCGGCGCCGATCACCGCGACCGGCGCGTCCTTGCGCAGATCGACAGGTTGGCCGCGCTGCGCGACGGTGGAGTCAAATAGCGACGATGCGGACGAAAGTCCGCCTGAAAGCGTGGTCTGGTACATCCCTGTCCCTTCGCCGGCATAACCCGGATCAGGTTCAAAGGGTCACCGCGGTCTTGCTTTTCGAATATCCTTTTGGACACCAGGAAAGCGCGTTTGCGGTATCTCAGCTCCTCGTCGGAGCTCCCCTCGGAACGAGAGCAATCTAGGCCGATGTGCCCCGGTGTCAATGCGGATTTGAGTGCGCGTGGCGCAACCCTGCTGCGCTGCATCGATAAGTATCAACATGCGCTCGACTTCGATCCTGGCACTGTCGGAAGCCGGCGATCACCGACGCGGAATCTTGCGCTCGGCGGAAGAAAAACATTTGGGGGGCGCCAAAGACCGGCGCTAAACGGCCGGCAGCTTTGCCCACAGACAGGAAAGCATCGATCTCAATTGTACTGATCATGCCGATCGAGCGCGAGGCGAGCGGGCTGAATACAAGCTCGCGATGCGAAGGGATACGGTTACTAACGACAGGCCGTTCATCCGGCGTCGGCAGAGTTAGCTCACCAGATCGTGTCCGTGCGCTTCGACAAAGGCCGCGAGCCCGAGGGTGTGGTTGCGGGCGCATTTTTCGGCGAGCTCAGTGTCGCGTTGCTCCAGCGCTTCGATGATCTCCAGATGCTCGGGCAGCGAGATCACGATGCGGTCGATGCGGCTGATGGCGAGCTGGCGATAGCCACGCACATGCAGCAAGATGTCGTTAGTCATGCGGATCAGCACCGGAGATTCGCTGAGCGAGATCAGCGCCTGGTGGAAGGCGATGTTGGCCTTGGAATATTCCTCGATGTGATCCTGCGGCAGCCGGTCCGGTCCGAAGTCCTTGAAGAAATCGCGCAGCGCCGAAATGTCCTTCTTGCGCGCGGTGGTGGTGATCAACCGCGCCGCCATGCTCTCAAGCGCCGCCCAGGCGCGGATCATGTCGACGGTCTCGATCTTGGTCTTTCGCACCACCACGATGCCGCGGCGCGGCACGACCTTGACGAAGCCGCCCTGCTCCAGCATCGCGATCGCCTCGCGAATCGGCGTGCGGCTGACGCCGAGTTTCTCCGACAGCGCGCGCTCGTCGAGCATTGTCGGCGAGGACGTGGCATAAATGTCCATCTTCAGAATCGCTTCTTTCAAGGCGTCGTAGGCCTTGTTCTTGAAGCTGGTCTCGGGCGCTAACCGAGCGACCGCGAAATCTGGCTCAGCCATCGTTGTTGGCGCTTTCGATTTGTTCCCGACCTCATCTCATCTCCACCTTGAGGATGACAGAACAATCTGGGATTAATTAATTTGGCATGCCAGATGCCAACGTGTCAAGCGATCTAGTTTCTGCGGAAGTCCAATGTTGGCGGAACTTTCAATCCAGCACCGGCCCTCCACGTCGGAGTTCTGGCATATTAAATGCCAGGCGATGGCGCGCGGACCAACCCGTCGCTATGACCAAATCAGCAGATCTGCTGCGGCACGTGATTTACCCTATGACGTAAGACGGGTTTGTGGCGCAAATTCAATCACAAAGGGTCCCGATTGCGTTCCCTCGCGGACCAGACCTGCCCATGCGGTATATAGGAACCTCCGTCAGGCGCGAGCCGTCCTTCGTCGCTTGCTGATCGGCAAAAGCGGCTATTGGCCCCTGTCAACGCCGCTGCAAGATTGGTCCAAGGCTGCCTGCAGGGGGCAAATGCTGGCGCGCATGAGCCCACGAGGTCGGGCAGGATGAAGTGGGACAGCGTATTCCACCAAGCTATGTTGATATTCGTCGAATCAGCATTTGGATAAGGCCGGAAAACCCGAAGAAAAGCGGCTAAATAGGGCGGCGGCCAGGGCGGCCCCCACCGGTTTAAAGACGGGTTCGTGGCCCTGAGGCGCGGCGCTATTTCGCGGCGGCGGCGGCGCCCGTTTCATGTTGCCGCACCTGGCGGTCGAGCCAGTGGGCGGCGGCGTGCGGGGTGAGGGCGGCGTTGGGCCGGTCGACCATGAAATTGGCCTTGCGCATCATCTCGACGGATATATTGCCGATCAAAGGCTTGAGTGCGGCCGTCAGTTCGTCGTCGTTCGCCCGGCCGGGCGCGATCATGACGATTGCGTCATAGGGTGGAATCTTCGCTTTGGGATCGTCGAGCACCAGCAGCTTGTCGGCTTCGATGCGGCCATCGCTGGAAAAGGCGGAGATCACGTCGACTTCGCCGGTCACCACCGCGCGATACATGAAGGTCGACTGAAATTCGCGGCTGCTGGCGAATTTCAGGCCGTAGCCGTCGCGCAGCGCGCGCCATTCCGGCCGCGCCAGAAATTCGAAATCGATGCCGAGGCTGAGTTGCGGTGCGTACCGCGCCAGATCGGCGATCGAGGTGATGCCCATCGATTTGGCGCGATCGCGCCGCATCGCCATCGCATAGGCGTTTTCGAATCCGAGGCTGCCGACGACCGTCACGCCATATTCGCGCTTCAGCCATTTGGTGATTTCCTGGAGCATCACCTCGCGCGGCGGCTGATCTTTCCGGCCCATGACATTGGTCCAGATCGTTCCGGTGTAGTCGACATAGACGTCGATGTCGTTCTCGCTCAGCGCGCGAAAGATCACCGCGGAGCCAAGCCCGCTGTGCTGCATCACCGTGCTGCCGCGTGCCTCGAGCCGCTGGCCGATCAAGGATGCGAGGATATATTGCTCGGAAAAGCTCTTGGCGCCGATCGTGTAGTCGGGCTTCGCCGTGCTCATGGTGGCGGCGCCGGCCAGTCCGATTCCCAGCAGCAATCCGGTGGCGCCCGCGACGATGCGCCAGCGCCGGCGCGTCGCGACGCCGCTTTCGATCAGGCCCAGCAATTGGTCGACAGTCAGCGCCAGCGCGGCCGATACGCCGCAGCCGAACAGCACGCGGACCCAGTTCTCGGTCTGCAGACCGGAGAAGATGTAGTTGCCGAGGCTGGTCTGGCCGACCGGGGTGGCCAGCGTCGCGGTGCCGATCACCCAGACCGCGGCGGTGCGGATGCCCGCCATCATCACCGGCGCGATCAGCGGCAATTCCACGCGGATCAAGCGCTGCGAGCTGGTCATGCCGACGCCGCGCGCCGCCTCGACAAGCGCCGGGTCGAGCTGGGCTATTCCGGTGACAATATTGCGGGTGATCGGCAACATCGAATATAGCGTGAGCGCGATCAAAGCGGGCAGAAAGCCGAACGCGGAAAAGCCCCGGCCGAACAGGGTTTCGGACAGTGCCGCCAGCGCCAGCAGCAACGGATAGAACAGCGCCATCAGGGCCAGTCCGGGAACGGTCTGAACCAGGCTGACGAAGGTCAGCGCGAACCAGCGCAGGCGGGCGTTGCGGCTCGCGCCCAAGGCGAGCGGAAAGCTGATGGCGAATCCGAGTCCGAGCGAGGCCGCGCTCAACAGAACATGATGTCCGAGATAGTCCGGCAGTACGCGAAGCGCGTTGGTCAGCGTGTCGTCCATTGCTAGTGCCCGCGATCCGGTTCGTCGGCCAGAAGCAGCCGCACGCGCTCGGCTTGTCGCGCCGGCATGTCCATGAGTGTTCGCACGTCGTCGTCCGGAGGATTGCTGAGCAACGCATGCGGCGTGCCGTCGGCGACGATGGCGCCATCGCGCACCACGACGATTCGATCGGCCAGCAAAATGGCCTCCAAGACGTCATGGGTCACCATCAGGCTGGTCAATCCGAGAACGTCGTGAAGCCGTCGATAGGCGATGCCGATGGTGTCGCGGGTGATCGGATCGAGCGCGCCGAACGGCTCGTCCATCAGCATGATGCCTGGACGCGCAGCAAGCGCGCGGGCGACGCCGACCCGTTGCCGCTGACCGCCGGACAGAGCGTCGGGCATGCGCTGTCCGAAATCCGCCGGCAACTCCACGAGGTCGAGCAGCTCCGTCACACGCGCGGCGATGTCGGCGCGATTCCATTTCAGCAGGCTGGGGGTGATGCCGATATTTTCGGCCACCGTCATGTGCGGGAAAAGACCGATGCCCTGGAAGACGTAGCCGATGCGGCGACGTAACTCATGGGCGGGCAGGTCACCGGTGCTTAGCCCCTCCACGGTCACCGTTCCGCTCTCGGGCTCGATCAGCCGGTTAATGGTCTTGAGCAGCGTCGTCTTGCCGGATCCCGACCCACCGACGACGGCGACGAAACTTCCGGCGGAGACATTGAGGTTGATGTCACGAATGGCGTATCGCTGACCGTTGTCAAACAGCTTCGATACGTCGCGGAGCGCAATGATCGGAGCCGCGTCGCCAGCAAGCGACGCGGCGTCGGCCGACATCCTCAAGCTTCCATCGCGGTGCGTTGGCTACCTTGTTGCTCGACGCGAACGTAGCGCGCGCCGAACGAACTGAATCGCCCGCTGGCCACGGAGACGATCTCGTCGAGCGGCATCGCCTTGGCATCCGCCGCGGGACGCGACAAGAACAGCTCGGCTTGAAACAGGCCGTCGGCCTCGACCCCATTGGTATCGATGCCGCGCTTCGCCAAAGCCGCGAGGGTGCGTTCGAACTCTTCCGCATCGCGGAAGCGGCGCTGCACGAATGTCGTTCCGGCCAGCTTCTCGGTCACCATGCCGCGTTCGTTGAAGGCCTTGATGAAGCCGTCATAGGGAAACATGCGCAACACAAAAGAAATGATCCAGGGCTCGCCGGGAATCGAGTCGAGCAGGCTTCGATAGGTGCGATCGGTCACGTAACCGACGCTGCCCGTGGAGAGAAGAACGTTTGCCGGCGCAATCACCGCGGCATCTTGCTTCGACAGTTTGTTGGCCTCGAGATTAACCGCGATTCCGCCGCTGTGAAGCCCAACCTCGTTGGCATAGCGGATCGCGCGTTCGGAGATGTCGACGCCGATGAATTTTGCCAGACCGATATCCGGCCAGCTTGCGAAGAAGCTGCGGTCGAGGCGCATCATCTCTTCCGGCGGCACTTCCATCATTTCGCGCCGGGCATAACGCTGCATCAAGCTGGCAAAATTAACGGGAAAGCGATGCACCGCTGCGTTGATGCCATAGGAACAGCCGATGTCGAGAACGTTTGTTGCATCGCCGCGCATCGCCGCTCTGGCCGCAAGGATCTGGCGGATCACCGGTTCTGCGACATCAGGAATCATATAATCAAGCGCACCCAGAACCGAGAAATACGCCCTCGGATCGCTCTCCAAATAAATGTCGTCGAAAACCGCTTTGTTTTCGTTGATGCGATTGATGACGGATTTGCTCTGGTCTTGGTGTGCGATTTCGATATTCAAAATGGATTCCTTGCCGTGTGGTATTTGCAGGCCATCTGTGACGGCGATGATGTGATGGCCGCCTTATAGGCCCATTTGCTCGATCCCGCAACGTGGCAGAGGTTCTCGGTGAATGTTGTCGACTTTGAAACGTTTGCACCGTGTTGAAATTGGCTGCGCCGCTGCGTGCTCTCTCGGAAGCGAGTCGCGCCGAGTGGTTAGTTCATAGTCTCAGGCTGGTCGGTCAAACCGTGAACTAATCGCCGATGTCTTCGCGCGGCAGAGATGCGTGGCGCTTGAGTTCGCATTGAGCAAAGCGATTTCCCAAGGATGGATTTCGGCTGTCGAGCAATGCGCCTTCTCGATGAGAAGGGAGAAGGGCATCGCGACCAAGTGAGCCCATTCGACCTAATGACAAGGGTGCGGTCGGCCGTCTTGGCCGCGATAGGCGGCGGCGCCTTGCTTGCAGCGCCGGCTGAGCGGTCCGTCATAATAGGAGAAAACGGCGTCGGGCCAGACCGGAGGGCCGTAATTGTGCAAGTAAAGCGAGGGGTCATAATAGCGATGATGGCCGCGATGGTGCGCGCCAGAGGCGTGCTTGGTTCGGGCCAAGGCGGGCGCGGTGATCGCCGCTGACAGCATTGCCACTGCCGTCAAGAGCTTGATGATCTTCATCCCCGGGTCTCCTGCTGATGCCGGCCATCTGCCGATGGCAGATCACAAAATAGCCGGCCGGGCCCAAATTGACGAGATTGGATTCGCCACTGCGGCGTCGGGGACCAGTTCTTGGGCTTGAAACGACATCTTACTATAGCGACGTCATATTGGGCGGCATCGGCCGATATCGGCAACAGGGCTGCCACATGGCGGTCCGCTCGCCCCCGTGATGTCGGTATTTGCCGAGCGTGCCAATCGGTGCGTATCGCTGCGATCGGCTGCTGATAAGAGCCGTTTTCCAGCAATTTCACGACATCGCGATCGGTGTTCCGCCGCCTTCGCGCCATTTGCTGGCCGGATTTGATTGCTTTGCGCGCCCCAACTGACTAAAAGCCCTCATCTGGTAGGAGTAAGACGATGGCGCATAATTATGCAATCGACGATGATGTTCACCACCTGCGGCAGGGGCCACAGGGACGTGCCGGGATTCAACAGCCCAGCGTGTACACCATCATCACCTGCCTGCCGATCGAGGCCGATGGCCGACCGCGTTACCGGATCAAGAGCAAGACCGAAAACGTCGAGCGCGTCGTGACCGAGGACCAGATCAGCCGTTTGGCCTGATTTCGGGCGTGTTTCCGTCAAAGAGCTGCATCAGCGGCCAAACCA from Rhodopseudomonas sp. BAL398 encodes the following:
- a CDS encoding thiamine phosphate synthase, with protein sequence MPYPDRFYPVVDSIAWVQRLAALGVGTIQLRAKDLEDGAALQLVTDALAAVKGTDIKLVINDYWRAAIVAGAKHLHLGQEDLADADLQEIRSAGLTLGLSTHDDAELDTALAANPDYIALGPIFPTTLKSMRFAPQGIAKITEWKQRIGNIPLVAIGGIKLEQAAEIFAAGADSIAVVSDVTQSDDPDARVQAWLAQAAETA
- a CDS encoding thiazole synthase, which translates into the protein MLNLYGKEFSSRLLIGSALYPSPAIMQDAIRAAGAQIVTVSLRREAAGGKAGDAFWSLIRELGVTVLPNTAGCRGVRDAVTTAKLARELFGTSWIKLEVIADNDTLQPDVVGLVEAATILIKDGFEVFPYCTEDLSVALRLVDAGCRVVMPWAAPIGSARGIVNRDALKLLRDRLPDITLVVDAGLGAPSHAAAAMELGFDAVLLNTAIAKAEDPVAMASAFNLAVDAGRIGYQAGLMDARDFASPSTPVIGTPFWHAVS
- the thiS gene encoding sulfur carrier protein ThiS; the encoded protein is MRVTVNGEARDVTAASVDALLAELDYAGHVAVAVNFDVVPRGRWAATQISHGDEIEIITPRQGG
- a CDS encoding FAD-dependent oxidoreductase, producing MYQTTLSGGLSSASSLFDSTVAQRGQPVDLRKDAPVAVIGAGIAGAWQALLLARAGRSVTLHERGDEAMTQATSHWAGGMLAPYCEAEGAEPLIGHMGLRSLDIWRKEFPDTLFNGSLVVAHARDRADFERFAKMTTGHQRLDANGVAELEPALEGRFREGLYFPDEGHVEPRLVLAKLHQRLIEAGGTILFESEQDPADIDGLVVDCRGLAARDTAPELRGVKGEMAVIHTAEVALSRPVRLMHPRWPLYVIPREDHHFMLGATSIESEDEFVTVRSALELLSAAYAVHPAFGEAKIVEIGAGLRPAFPDHLPRISLGNRKIAVNGLYRHGFLLAPALAEMTLAYVERGVIDNQVMRCV
- a CDS encoding GntR family transcriptional regulator; protein product: MAEPDFAVARLAPETSFKNKAYDALKEAILKMDIYATSSPTMLDERALSEKLGVSRTPIREAIAMLEQGGFVKVVPRRGIVVVRKTKIETVDMIRAWAALESMAARLITTTARKKDISALRDFFKDFGPDRLPQDHIEEYSKANIAFHQALISLSESPVLIRMTNDILLHVRGYRQLAISRIDRIVISLPEHLEIIEALEQRDTELAEKCARNHTLGLAAFVEAHGHDLVS
- a CDS encoding ABC transporter permease/substrate-binding protein, producing MDDTLTNALRVLPDYLGHHVLLSAASLGLGFAISFPLALGASRNARLRWFALTFVSLVQTVPGLALMALFYPLLLALAALSETLFGRGFSAFGFLPALIALTLYSMLPITRNIVTGIAQLDPALVEAARGVGMTSSQRLIRVELPLIAPVMMAGIRTAAVWVIGTATLATPVGQTSLGNYIFSGLQTENWVRVLFGCGVSAALALTVDQLLGLIESGVATRRRWRIVAGATGLLLGIGLAGAATMSTAKPDYTIGAKSFSEQYILASLIGQRLEARGSTVMQHSGLGSAVIFRALSENDIDVYVDYTGTIWTNVMGRKDQPPREVMLQEITKWLKREYGVTVVGSLGFENAYAMAMRRDRAKSMGITSIADLARYAPQLSLGIDFEFLARPEWRALRDGYGLKFASSREFQSTFMYRAVVTGEVDVISAFSSDGRIEADKLLVLDDPKAKIPPYDAIVMIAPGRANDDELTAALKPLIGNISVEMMRKANFMVDRPNAALTPHAAAHWLDRQVRQHETGAAAAAK
- a CDS encoding ABC transporter ATP-binding protein, yielding MSADAASLAGDAAPIIALRDVSKLFDNGQRYAIRDINLNVSAGSFVAVVGGSGSGKTTLLKTINRLIEPESGTVTVEGLSTGDLPAHELRRRIGYVFQGIGLFPHMTVAENIGITPSLLKWNRADIAARVTELLDLVELPADFGQRMPDALSGGQRQRVGVARALAARPGIMLMDEPFGALDPITRDTIGIAYRRLHDVLGLTSLMVTHDVLEAILLADRIVVVRDGAIVADGTPHALLSNPPDDDVRTLMDMPARQAERVRLLLADEPDRGH
- a CDS encoding class I SAM-dependent methyltransferase, yielding MEIAHQDQSKSVINRINENKAVFDDIYLESDPRAYFSVLGALDYMIPDVAEPVIRQILAARAAMRGDATNVLDIGCSYGINAAVHRFPVNFASLMQRYARREMMEVPPEEMMRLDRSFFASWPDIGLAKFIGVDISERAIRYANEVGLHSGGIAVNLEANKLSKQDAAVIAPANVLLSTGSVGYVTDRTYRSLLDSIPGEPWIISFVLRMFPYDGFIKAFNERGMVTEKLAGTTFVQRRFRDAEEFERTLAALAKRGIDTNGVEADGLFQAELFLSRPAADAKAMPLDEIVSVASGRFSSFGARYVRVEQQGSQRTAMEA